TTCACTGTCATTAGTCATGTAAACGGCCTAGTAGGAATTGTCTTTTTTGGAAAAAGGCCAAAAACTGAATATTCTGTGCATGTAAACGCAGTCATTGAGATCTTCAGATCATGTGAGATGCTGCCCTGGCATGGCTCTTCATACCTGTTAAAATGTTCTTGAATGCTTCTTCTACATTTGTAGAGTCCAATGCTGATGTCTCAATAAATGACAGAGTGTTCTTTTCTAAAGAGGGAAGAGAATAAAGATGCGTTTAAACATGTGCAAACTTAAGTGCTTTATGGATTACATGACTGCCTTGGCTTGCTTGATGATTCACCTGCGAAGGCTCGAGCCTCATCGGTGGGCACCGCCCTGAGGTGGCGGAGGTCGCTCTTGTTTCCCACCAGCATGATGACGATGTTGTTGTCAGCGTGGTCCCTCAGCTCCTTCAGCCAGCGCTCAACGTTCTCGTAGGTCAGGTGCTTGGCGATGTCGTAAACTAGGAGAGCCCCAACGGCGCCCCGGTAATACCTGGTGACGACATAAACCAGATGAATACTGTAACTATACTGTCTTCATCCATATACAccagtttacacacacaggaaatactCACGCTGAGGTGATCGCTCTGTAGCGTTCCTGTCCAGCCGTGTCCCAAATCTGAGCCTTTATCGTCTTGCCGTCCACCTGAATGCTGCGGGTGGCGAACTCCACCCCGATGGTGCTCTTGCTCTCCAGGTTGAACTCATTTCTTGTGAAGCGGGACAGCAGGTTACTCTTCCCCACTCCAGAGTCTCCAATTAAAACAACTGGAACCAGAAGTTGACCGCAGAattacaaacacagcagctgacagttACATAAAATGTTCTTAACACCACTCAGTTAAAGATGCTCTATTGTCGGGTTATCACTCAGTCAGGGCCATTACAGTGGAAGTAAAAGTGCtgacttgtcttctttctgtACTGACAAAACCTTATCAGACTTTGCCCAGCTGGGAGTTAAGCAGGAAAAAGCTGCCAAAACCTGCACTCTTGGAAATCTGACTCCACAGTTTCTCAGGGCCtctgttcctgtgtctgttgttaCAAGTCATCAGTATCTCCAAGCTGCCACACCAGACGTGGCCCTCTTTTTCTACTGTTATTTAATACTACACTTACAAGAGAGATGTGACAAagtatatgtgtgtttacatttcctCTTCAGTAAACTGTCTACTCATTAAAATCCATGCATCCAAACCTCAGTCAATGATTTGACACTCGATGGGCAACgtaacccaatctctctcctGTTAACTCTCAACTTAAGGTCCTTGGCCCGTCATTGTGACTGATCTATCTGATATAGGGTTAAGATTTTCAATGTACGATAACAGTCTCTGAAAATATCACAATATGCACACAATTAATATGATCACTATCAGTTACAATGACCCTTAAAGGACTGAAAacagaatgttttgttttttttttggcttaattataatttcacaaaatattatTACCTGACAGACACGTAacttaaaatatgttttaataaCACTAACAGCCAGAAGTCAATGTTGCAGATGAGCAAATACACATGGTGCGATAACCACAATAAGGCTGTAACCCTTATCTGACGTTAGAAACCTCTGCAGGCTGAAAGGAACAGTTAGTTTCTCATCTTTTGACATCCTACACATCTGACCAGTGTAACTTAGTTAAGCACATCATGTGATTCATGCTGTGGTGGAGAGCTTCAACATAACAACACAATAATAAGCAGATCCTTATTCAGAAAAATGCCACCTCATTTGCGATCGCAAGGTCAGCAGCATGTTATCAGGGAACGGGATTCCAAGGTGTAAAAGGACCATGTGACCAGTGACTCAGTGGTCCAGTCAGGATAAATCTGATGGCTTGGTATGAAAATATGCCCTTAGTCATCAAAGGCTGATGTGAAACTGGTGCGGTTGCCAGACAGGAAATCAAAGCCATGTTATAGTTTCCTCTTTATTCCTTTCATAAAGGAGTGAGTGTCCTCCCGCAGGCGACAGGTTTACACCGCTGAATGGCACAACTACCACAAAGGAAACTCTTGTtccattacatttatctgaTTTCATGAGACAGCCTAAGGAAAATAAGCCACTGTTGGTGCTCCTGTTTAGATAGCTAGGCTTTAAAGTGTGGTT
The Chaetodon auriga isolate fChaAug3 chromosome 3, fChaAug3.hap1, whole genome shotgun sequence DNA segment above includes these coding regions:
- the LOC143318181 gene encoding ras-related protein Rab-11B; amino-acid sequence: MGNRDDEYDFLFKVVLIGDSGVGKSNLLSRFTRNEFNLESKSTIGVEFATRSIQVDGKTIKAQIWDTAGQERYRAITSAYYRGAVGALLVYDIAKHLTYENVERWLKELRDHADNNIVIMLVGNKSDLRHLRAVPTDEARAFAEKNTLSFIETSALDSTNVEEAFKNILTEIYRIVSQKQIADRSAHDESPGNNVVDISVPPTTDGQKGNKLQCCQSL